The following are encoded in a window of Lacinutrix sp. WUR7 genomic DNA:
- the yidD gene encoding membrane protein insertion efficiency factor YidD, with product MKKILIAPFLFLIKVYQTLISPLTPSTCRFQPTCSHYTKEALQKHGLLKGGKLAIKRIFSCHPWGKSGYDPVPEKEDK from the coding sequence ATGAAAAAAATACTAATCGCTCCTTTCCTATTTTTAATTAAAGTGTATCAGACTTTAATTTCGCCATTAACACCTTCTACGTGTAGGTTTCAGCCAACCTGTTCGCATTATACCAAAGAAGCTTTGCAAAAACATGGTTTATTAAAAGGTGGAAAACTGGCTATAAAAAGAATTTTTAGTTGTCATCCTTGGGGAAAGTCCGGTTACGACCCTGTTCCGGAAAAGGAGGACAAATAA
- a CDS encoding T9SS type B sorting domain-containing protein — protein MINANPTVTLSSNSSTCSGGTASFTITGAAGDIVGYTGIIGAPASPVTLDASGVATITVTGVTSDQTINLTNVSNPTTSCSGTLTNTETVTINANPTVSLSSNTSTCSGGTASFTITGAPGDIVDYTGITGSPASPVTLDASGVVTISVAGVTTDQTINLTNVTNPSTSCSGTLTNSETVTINANPTVSLSSNTSTCSGGTASFTITGAPGDIVGYTGIIGAPASPVTLDASGVATITVTGVTSDQTINLTNVSNPTTSCSGTLTNTETVTINANPTVSLSSNTFTCSGGTASFTITGAPGDIVDYTGITGSPASPVTLDASGVAIVTVTGAITDQTINLTNVTNPTTSCSGTLTNTETVTINASPTVLLSSNSSTCSGGTASFTITGTAGDIVDYTGVTGSPASPVTLGASGIATITVTGVTTDQTINLTNVTNPTTSCSEVLTSSETVTINASPTVLLSSNSSTCSGGTATFTITGTAGDIVDYTGIIGTPASPVILGALGIATITVAGVTTDQTINLTNVTNPTTSCSGVLSNTETVTINANPTVTLSSNISTCSGGTASFTITGTAGDIVDYTGITGSPASPVTLDTSGVAIVTVTGAITDQTINLTNVTNPTTSCSGTLTNTETVTINANPTVLLSSNTSTCSGGTATFTITGTAGDIVDYTGITGSPASPVTLDISGVAIVTVTGAITDQTINLTNVSNPTTSCSGVLSNTETVTINANPTVTLSSNISTCSGGTATFTITGTAGDIVDYTGVAGTPTSPVTLDISGVAIITVAGVITDQTINLTNVTNPTTSCSEVLTSSETVTINASRTVLLSSNSSTCSGGTATFTITGTAGDIVDYTGIIGTPASPVTLDVSGVAIITVAGVTTDQTINLTNVTNPTTSCSGVLSNSETVTINASPTVLLSSNSSTCSGGTATFTITGTAGDIVDYTGVTGSPASPVTLGASGIATITVTGVTTDQTINLTNVTNPTTSCSEVLTSSETVTINASPTVLLSSNSSTCSGGTASFTITGTAGDIVDYTGVTGSPASPVTLGASGIATITVTGVTTDQTINLTNVTNPTTSCSEVLTSSETVTINASPTVLLSSNSSTCSGGTATFTITGTTGDIVDYTGITGSPASPVTLDTSGVAIVTVTGAITDQTINLTNVTNPTTSCSGTLTNTETVTINANPTVLLSSNTSTCSGGTASFTITGAAGDIVDYTGITGLPASPVTLDISGVATVTVTGAITDQTINLTNVSNPTTSCSGVLSNTETVTINANPTVTLSSNSSTCSGGTASFTITGAPGDIVDYTGIAGTPASPVTLDVSGVAIITVAGVTTDQTINLTNVTNPTTSCSEVLTSSETVTINASPTVTLSSNTSTCSGGTATFTITGTTGDIVGYTGIIGAPASPVTLDASGVATIIVTGVTSDQTINLTNVSNPTTSCSGTLTNTETVTINANPTVILSSNTSTCSGGTATFTITGTTGDIVDYTGITGSPASPVTLDTSGVAIVIVTGAITDQTINLTNVTNPTTSCSGTLTNTETVTINANPTVLLSSNTSTCSGGTASFTITGTAGDIVDYTGITGSPASPVTLDASGVATVTVTGAITDQTINLTNVTNPTTSCSGTLTNTETVTINANPTVTLSSNSSACSGGTASFIITGTAGDIVDYTGITGSPASPVTLDASGVAIVTVTGAITDQTINLTNVTNPTTSCSGTLTNTETVTINANPTVLLSSNSSTCSGGTASFIITGTAGDIVDYTGITGTPASPVTLDASGVATITVTGVTTDQTINLTNVTNPTTSCSGVLSNSETVTINASPTVLLSSNSSTCSGGTASFTISGTAGDIVDYTGVTGSPASPVTLGASGIATITVTGVTTGQTINLTNVTNPTTSCSGVLSNSETVIINANPTVLLSSNTSTCSGGTATFTITGTAGDIVDYTGITGTLASPVTLGSSGVAIVTVTGAITDQTINLTNVTNPTTSCSGTLTNSETVTINANPTVTLSSNSSTCSGGTASFIITGTAGDIVDYTGITGSPASPVTLDASGVAIVNVAGVTTSQTINLTNVTNPTTSCSGTLTNTETVTINANPTVLLSSNSSTCSGGTAKFTITGTPGDIVDYTGITGSPASPVTLDASGVAIVTVTGAITDQTINLTNVTNPATSCSGTLTNTETVTINANPSLISLTGNSDICEGDVAIFTISGDPGNEVFYNINGGGTQQAILNPLGQAQISIISAVVNQTITLETIINPITTCSSLLGNTLAINVTPLVDASFNMLPNCNGATANVTGDIGGAFSFNPEPTDGASIDGVSGEVINAIPNTTYSVMYSVTGICNTDTEIVSFSVLPLPVVDLQDEFLICLDSEGNIINQPRIDSDLSIVDYLFEWTEISNPSVVLGTNTYYEPMVSGVYSVLVTNTVTGCSTVVGDINTITTVTSSIIPSGLNAIITSETFANESIIEVRVNEEPGIVYAFSLDGNTFESNGTNEYVFYNVTSGEHEVTATDVAGCGTISIIIFVVDYPLFFTPNNDGYNDTWQIIGLNNPLDAKVSIYDRYGKLLKQLNSNNEGWDGTLNGQALPSSDYWFTLEYRDPNNQLDTREKVFNGHFTLKR, from the coding sequence ATGATAAATGCAAATCCAACAGTTACCTTAAGTAGTAATAGTTCCACTTGTTCTGGCGGAACGGCAAGCTTTACTATCACAGGAGCAGCAGGTGATATTGTCGGTTATACCGGAATAATAGGTGCTCCAGCAAGTCCGGTGACTTTAGATGCTTCGGGAGTTGCAACCATCACCGTAACAGGAGTAACCTCAGATCAAACGATCAATTTAACGAATGTTAGCAATCCAACGACAAGCTGCTCAGGAACACTTACTAACACCGAAACAGTAACGATAAATGCAAATCCAACCGTCTCATTAAGTAGTAATACTTCGACTTGTTCTGGAGGAACAGCAAGCTTTACTATCACAGGAGCACCAGGTGATATTGTCGATTATACAGGAATCACAGGGTCGCCCGCAAGTCCGGTAACTTTAGATGCTTCGGGAGTTGTAACCATCAGCGTAGCAGGAGTAACCACAGATCAAACGATAAATTTAACGAATGTTACTAATCCTAGTACGAGCTGTTCAGGAACACTTACTAACAGCGAAACGGTAACCATAAATGCAAATCCAACCGTCTCATTAAGTAGTAATACTTCCACTTGTTCTGGAGGAACAGCAAGCTTTACTATCACAGGAGCACCAGGTGATATTGTCGGTTATACCGGAATAATAGGTGCTCCAGCAAGTCCGGTGACTTTAGATGCTTCGGGAGTTGCAACCATCACCGTAACAGGAGTAACCTCAGATCAAACGATCAATTTAACGAATGTTAGCAATCCAACGACAAGCTGCTCAGGAACACTTACTAACACCGAAACAGTAACGATAAATGCAAATCCAACCGTCTCATTAAGTAGTAATACTTTCACTTGTTCTGGAGGAACAGCAAGCTTTACTATCACAGGAGCACCAGGTGATATTGTCGATTATACAGGAATCACAGGGTCGCCCGCAAGTCCGGTAACTTTAGATGCTTCGGGAGTTGCAATAGTAACAGTAACGGGAGCAATCACAGATCAAACGATAAATCTAACGAATGTTACCAATCCAACGACAAGCTGTTCGGGAACACTTACTAACACAGAAACAGTAACGATAAATGCAAGTCCAACAGTCTTATTGAGCAGTAATAGTTCCACTTGTTCTGGCGGAACAGCAAGCTTTACCATCACAGGAACAGCAGGTGATATTGTAGATTATACAGGAGTAACAGGTTCACCGGCAAGTCCGGTAACTTTGGGTGCTTCGGGAATAGCAACCATCACCGTAACAGGAGTAACCACAGATCAAACGATAAATCTAACGAATGTTACCAATCCAACGACAAGCTGTTCAGAAGTATTAACCAGCAGCGAAACGGTAACGATAAATGCAAGTCCAACAGTCTTATTGAGCAGTAATAGTTCCACTTGTTCTGGTGGAACAGCAACATTTACCATCACAGGAACCGCAGGTGATATTGTCGATTATACAGGGATTATAGGAACACCAGCAAGTCCGGTAATTTTAGGCGCTTTAGGAATTGCAACCATCACCGTAGCAGGAGTAACCACAGATCAAACAATAAATCTAACCAATGTTACTAATCCAACGACAAGCTGTTCCGGAGTATTAAGTAACACTGAAACCGTAACTATAAATGCGAACCCAACGGTCACATTAAGTAGTAATATTTCCACTTGTTCTGGCGGAACAGCAAGCTTTACTATCACAGGAACCGCAGGTGATATTGTCGATTATACAGGAATCACAGGGTCGCCCGCAAGTCCGGTAACTTTGGATACTTCGGGAGTTGCAATAGTAACAGTAACGGGAGCAATCACAGATCAAACGATAAATCTAACGAATGTTACCAATCCAACGACAAGCTGTTCGGGAACACTTACTAACACAGAAACAGTAACGATAAATGCAAATCCAACAGTCTTATTAAGTAGTAATACTTCCACTTGTTCTGGAGGAACAGCAACATTTACCATTACAGGAACAGCAGGTGATATTGTCGATTATACAGGAATCACAGGGTCGCCCGCAAGTCCGGTAACTTTGGATATTTCGGGAGTTGCAATAGTAACAGTAACGGGAGCAATCACAGATCAAACGATAAATCTAACCAATGTTAGCAATCCAACGACAAGCTGTTCCGGAGTATTAAGTAACACTGAAACCGTAACTATAAATGCGAACCCAACGGTCACATTAAGTAGTAATATTTCTACTTGTTCTGGCGGAACAGCAACATTTACCATTACAGGTACTGCAGGCGACATCGTAGATTATACAGGAGTAGCAGGCACGCCAACAAGTCCGGTGACTTTGGATATTTCTGGAGTAGCAATAATCACAGTAGCAGGAGTAATCACAGATCAAACAATAAATCTAACCAATGTTACTAATCCAACGACAAGTTGTTCAGAAGTATTAACCAGCAGCGAAACGGTAACGATAAATGCAAGTCGAACAGTCTTATTGAGCAGTAATAGTTCCACTTGTTCTGGTGGAACAGCAACATTTACCATCACAGGAACCGCAGGTGATATTGTCGATTATACAGGGATTATAGGAACACCAGCAAGTCCGGTGACTTTGGATGTTTCTGGAGTAGCAATAATCACAGTAGCAGGAGTAACCACAGATCAAACGATAAATTTAACGAATGTTACTAATCCAACGACAAGTTGTTCCGGAGTATTAAGTAACAGCGAAACGGTAACGATAAATGCAAGTCCAACAGTCTTATTGAGCAGTAATAGTTCCACTTGTTCTGGTGGAACAGCAACATTTACCATCACAGGAACCGCAGGTGATATTGTCGATTATACAGGAGTAACAGGTTCACCGGCAAGTCCGGTAACTTTGGGTGCTTCGGGAATAGCAACCATCACCGTAACAGGAGTAACCACAGATCAAACGATAAATCTAACGAATGTTACCAATCCAACGACAAGCTGTTCAGAAGTATTAACCAGCAGCGAAACGGTAACGATAAATGCAAGTCCAACAGTCTTATTGAGCAGTAATAGTTCCACTTGTTCTGGCGGAACGGCAAGCTTTACTATCACAGGAACAGCAGGTGATATTGTAGATTATACAGGAGTAACAGGTTCACCGGCAAGTCCGGTAACTTTGGGTGCTTCGGGAATAGCAACCATCACCGTAACAGGAGTAACCACAGATCAAACGATAAATCTAACTAATGTTACCAATCCAACGACAAGCTGTTCAGAAGTATTAACCAGCAGCGAAACGGTAACGATAAATGCAAGTCCAACAGTCTTATTGAGCAGTAATAGTTCCACTTGTTCTGGCGGAACAGCAACATTTACCATCACAGGAACAACAGGTGATATTGTAGATTACACAGGAATCACAGGGTCGCCCGCAAGTCCGGTGACTTTGGATACTTCGGGAGTTGCAATAGTAACAGTAACGGGAGCAATCACAGATCAAACGATAAATCTAACGAATGTTACCAATCCAACGACAAGCTGTTCGGGAACACTTACTAACACAGAAACAGTAACGATAAATGCAAATCCAACAGTCTTATTAAGTAGTAATACTTCCACTTGTTCTGGAGGAACAGCAAGCTTTACCATCACAGGAGCAGCAGGTGATATTGTCGATTATACAGGAATCACAGGGTTGCCCGCAAGTCCGGTAACTTTGGATATTTCGGGAGTTGCAACAGTAACAGTAACGGGAGCAATCACAGATCAAACGATAAATCTAACGAATGTTAGCAATCCAACGACAAGCTGTTCCGGAGTATTAAGTAACACAGAAACCGTAACTATAAATGCGAACCCAACAGTTACCTTAAGTAGTAATAGTTCCACTTGTTCTGGAGGAACAGCAAGCTTTACTATCACAGGAGCACCAGGTGATATTGTCGATTATACAGGGATTGCAGGAACGCCCGCAAGTCCGGTGACTTTGGATGTTTCTGGAGTAGCAATAATCACAGTAGCAGGAGTAACCACAGATCAAACGATAAATTTAACGAATGTTACCAATCCAACGACAAGCTGTTCAGAAGTATTAACCAGCAGCGAAACGGTAACGATAAATGCAAGTCCAACAGTTACCTTAAGTAGTAATACTTCTACTTGTTCTGGCGGAACAGCAACATTTACCATCACAGGAACAACAGGTGATATTGTCGGTTATACCGGAATAATAGGTGCTCCAGCAAGTCCGGTGACTTTAGATGCTTCGGGAGTTGCAACCATCATCGTAACAGGAGTAACCTCAGATCAAACGATCAATTTAACGAATGTTAGCAATCCAACGACAAGCTGCTCAGGAACACTTACTAACACAGAAACAGTAACGATAAATGCAAATCCAACAGTCATATTAAGTAGTAATACTTCTACTTGTTCTGGCGGAACAGCAACATTTACCATCACAGGAACAACAGGTGATATTGTAGATTACACAGGAATCACAGGGTCGCCCGCAAGTCCGGTGACTTTGGATACTTCGGGAGTTGCAATAGTAATAGTAACGGGAGCAATCACAGATCAAACGATAAATCTAACGAATGTTACCAATCCAACGACAAGCTGTTCGGGAACACTTACTAACACAGAAACAGTAACGATAAATGCAAATCCAACAGTCTTATTAAGTAGTAATACTTCCACTTGTTCTGGAGGAACAGCAAGCTTTACCATCACAGGAACAGCAGGTGATATTGTAGATTATACAGGAATCACAGGCTCGCCAGCAAGTCCGGTAACTTTAGATGCTTCGGGAGTTGCAACAGTAACAGTAACGGGAGCAATCACAGATCAAACGATAAATCTAACCAATGTTACCAATCCAACGACAAGCTGTTCGGGAACACTTACTAACACAGAAACAGTAACGATAAATGCAAATCCAACAGTTACCTTAAGTAGTAATAGTTCCGCTTGTTCTGGAGGAACAGCAAGCTTTATCATTACAGGAACTGCAGGTGATATTGTAGATTATACAGGAATCACAGGCTCGCCAGCAAGTCCGGTAACTTTAGATGCTTCGGGAGTTGCAATAGTAACAGTAACGGGAGCAATCACAGATCAAACGATAAATTTAACGAATGTTACCAATCCAACGACAAGCTGCTCAGGAACACTTACTAACACCGAAACGGTAACGATAAATGCGAATCCAACAGTCTTATTAAGTAGTAATAGTTCCACTTGTTCTGGAGGAACAGCAAGCTTTATCATTACAGGAACTGCAGGTGATATTGTAGATTATACAGGAATCACGGGAACACCAGCAAGTCCGGTGACTTTAGATGCTTCGGGAGTTGCAACCATCACCGTAACAGGAGTAACTACAGATCAAACGATAAATCTAACGAATGTTACCAATCCAACGACAAGTTGTTCCGGAGTATTAAGTAACAGCGAAACGGTAACGATAAATGCAAGTCCAACAGTCTTATTGAGCAGTAATAGTTCCACTTGTTCTGGCGGAACGGCAAGCTTTACTATCTCAGGAACAGCAGGTGATATTGTAGATTATACAGGAGTAACAGGTTCACCGGCAAGTCCGGTAACTTTGGGAGCTTCGGGAATAGCAACCATCACCGTAACAGGAGTAACCACAGGTCAAACGATAAATCTAACCAATGTTACCAATCCAACAACAAGCTGTTCTGGAGTATTAAGTAACAGCGAAACGGTAATAATAAATGCAAATCCAACAGTCTTATTAAGTAGTAATACTTCCACTTGTTCTGGTGGAACAGCAACATTTACCATCACAGGAACCGCAGGTGATATTGTGGATTATACAGGGATCACAGGGACGCTAGCAAGTCCAGTAACTTTGGGTTCTTCGGGAGTTGCAATAGTAACAGTAACGGGAGCAATCACAGATCAAACGATAAATTTAACGAATGTTACCAACCCAACGACAAGCTGCTCAGGAACACTTACTAACAGCGAAACGGTAACCATAAATGCGAATCCAACAGTTACCTTAAGTAGTAATAGTTCCACTTGTTCTGGAGGAACAGCAAGCTTTATCATCACAGGAACCGCAGGTGATATTGTCGATTATACAGGAATCACAGGGTCGCCAGCAAGTCCGGTAACTTTAGATGCTTCGGGAGTTGCAATAGTCAACGTAGCAGGAGTAACCACAAGTCAAACGATAAATCTAACCAATGTAACTAACCCAACGACAAGCTGCTCAGGAACACTTACAAATACCGAAACGGTAACAATAAATGCAAATCCAACAGTCTTATTAAGCAGTAATAGTTCCACTTGTTCTGGCGGAACGGCAAAATTTACCATTACAGGAACCCCAGGTGATATAGTAGATTATACTGGAATTACAGGCTCGCCAGCAAGTCCGGTAACTTTAGATGCTTCGGGAGTTGCAATAGTAACAGTAACGGGAGCAATCACAGATCAAACGATAAATTTAACGAATGTTACCAATCCAGCAACAAGCTGTTCGGGAACACTTACTAACACAGAAACGGTAACGATAAATGCGAATCCAAGCCTAATATCATTAACCGGTAATTCCGATATTTGTGAAGGAGATGTCGCTATTTTTACTATTTCTGGCGATCCAGGAAACGAAGTTTTTTATAATATTAATGGAGGAGGAACTCAGCAAGCGATTTTAAATCCTTTAGGCCAAGCACAAATTAGTATTATAAGTGCAGTCGTAAACCAAACAATTACCTTAGAGACTATAATAAATCCCATAACTACTTGTTCTAGTTTGTTAGGAAATACATTAGCTATAAATGTTACGCCGCTAGTTGATGCGTCTTTTAATATGCTTCCAAATTGTAATGGAGCAACGGCAAATGTTACAGGAGATATAGGTGGTGCTTTTAGTTTTAATCCAGAACCAACAGATGGAGCAAGTATAGATGGTGTTTCAGGAGAAGTCATTAATGCTATTCCTAATACAACGTATTCCGTTATGTATAGTGTAACCGGAATATGTAATACAGATACAGAAATAGTATCCTTTTCAGTGCTTCCTTTACCGGTTGTAGATTTACAAGATGAATTTTTAATCTGTTTAGATTCTGAAGGAAATATCATTAATCAACCAAGAATAGATTCCGATTTATCGATAGTAGACTATTTGTTTGAATGGACAGAAATAAGTAATCCATCCGTAGTTTTAGGAACCAATACTTATTACGAGCCTATGGTTTCAGGGGTTTATAGTGTGTTAGTAACTAATACTGTTACTGGTTGTTCTACAGTTGTTGGGGACATTAATACGATAACAACAGTAACTAGTAGTATTATTCCAAGTGGATTAAACGCGATAATTACTTCGGAAACATTTGCAAACGAAAGTATAATAGAAGTCCGTGTGAATGAAGAGCCGGGAATTGTTTATGCATTTAGTTTAGATGGGAATACTTTTGAAAGTAATGGAACAAACGAATATGTGTTTTACAATGTGACCTCTGGAGAACACGAAGTAACGGCTACTGATGTTGCGGGTTGTGGAACGATAAGTATAATTATTTTTGTTGTGGATTATCCGTTGTTTTTTACACCAAATAATGATGGATACAATGATACTTGGCAAATTATAGGTTTAAATAATCCATTGGATGCTAAGGTTTCTATTTATGACAGATATGGTAAGTTGCTAAAACAATTAAATTCAAATAATGAAGGATGGGATGGAACTTTAAACGGGCAAGCATTACCATCCAGTGATTATTGGTTTACATTAGAATATAGAGATCCAAACAATCAATTAGATACTAGGGAAAAAGTGTTTAACGGACATTTTACTTTAAAAAGATAA
- the cysS gene encoding cysteine--tRNA ligase → MQISEKQNIEIYNSLSGKKEHFKPITEGYVGMYVCGPTVYSNVHLGNVRTFMSFDMIFRYLLHLGYKVRYVRNITDAGHLENDADVGEDKITKKARLEAIEPMEIVQRYTVDFHNVLNTFNFLPPSIEPTATGHIIEQIDLIQTIIDNGFGYEVNGSVYFDVHKYNQTNDYGILSKRKLEDLIHNTRELDGQSDKRNPQDFALWKKAEPTHIMRWPSPWSDGFPGWHLECTAMSTKYLGEYFDIHGGGMDLKFPHHECEIAQNKAAKGKDPVKYWMHANMLELNGARMSKSTGNYINPSELISGKNDIMSKAYSPSVIRFFMMQASYRSVLDLTDNGLLASEKGFHKLLDAVNALDTLPTSSTSTFNVSEWKQKCYDAMNDDFNTPILIATLFEAVKYINQIKDESATITKEDLEVLKNTINSFVFDILGLENVSKDEKGTDKLSGAVELLIQLRQEARANKDFAMSDKIRDELAAVGIQLKDGKEGTSFSVN, encoded by the coding sequence ATGCAAATTTCAGAAAAACAAAACATAGAAATATACAATTCCCTTTCTGGTAAAAAAGAACATTTCAAACCAATAACAGAAGGTTATGTTGGCATGTACGTTTGTGGACCAACGGTTTACAGCAATGTACATTTAGGAAATGTAAGAACTTTTATGTCTTTTGATATGATTTTTCGTTACCTATTACATTTAGGTTATAAAGTACGTTATGTTAGAAACATTACAGATGCTGGTCATTTAGAAAATGATGCCGATGTTGGTGAAGATAAAATTACTAAAAAAGCAAGATTAGAAGCTATAGAACCTATGGAAATTGTACAGCGATATACTGTAGATTTTCATAATGTGCTAAACACTTTTAATTTTCTTCCTCCTAGTATAGAACCTACTGCAACGGGGCATATTATAGAGCAAATTGATCTTATTCAGACTATTATAGATAACGGTTTTGGGTATGAAGTTAATGGTTCTGTTTATTTTGATGTACACAAGTACAATCAAACGAACGACTATGGCATATTAAGCAAACGTAAACTGGAAGATTTAATTCACAATACTCGTGAATTAGACGGACAAAGCGACAAGAGAAATCCGCAAGATTTTGCGCTATGGAAAAAAGCAGAACCAACACACATTATGCGTTGGCCTTCTCCATGGAGCGATGGTTTTCCTGGTTGGCATTTAGAATGTACAGCGATGAGTACCAAATATCTTGGTGAATATTTTGATATTCATGGAGGCGGAATGGATTTAAAATTCCCACATCACGAATGTGAAATTGCTCAGAATAAAGCAGCAAAAGGAAAGGATCCTGTAAAATACTGGATGCATGCCAATATGCTAGAACTTAATGGTGCTAGAATGAGTAAATCGACTGGGAATTATATAAATCCTTCTGAATTGATTTCTGGTAAAAACGACATTATGTCTAAAGCCTATAGTCCTAGTGTCATTCGCTTTTTTATGATGCAAGCTTCTTATAGAAGTGTTTTAGATTTAACAGATAATGGCTTATTAGCAAGTGAAAAAGGATTTCACAAACTTTTAGACGCCGTTAATGCATTAGATACATTACCTACATCTAGCACATCTACATTTAATGTTTCGGAATGGAAACAGAAATGTTATGATGCAATGAATGACGACTTTAATACGCCTATTTTAATTGCTACTTTATTTGAAGCCGTTAAATATATCAATCAGATTAAAGACGAAAGTGCAACCATTACAAAAGAAGATTTAGAAGTCTTAAAAAATACAATAAACAGTTTTGTTTTTGATATTCTTGGGCTTGAAAATGTGAGTAAAGACGAAAAAGGAACAGACAAACTTTCTGGTGCTGTAGAACTTTTAATCCAGTTACGTCAAGAAGCAAGAGCAAATAAAGACTTTGCCATGTCTGATAAAATTAGAGACGAATTAGCCGCTGTTGGTATTCAGCTTAAAGATGGTAAAGAGGGTACAAGTTTTTCTGTGAATTAA
- the folE gene encoding GTP cyclohydrolase I FolE — translation MKLDSKLDEFNSLGDNHVGTSTNTPMREDAFTLTNEEKIDSIKDDVRHIMETLGLDLKDDSLKGTPNRVAKMFVNEIFSGLDPKNKPSASTFDNKYKYGEMLVEKNITVYSTCEHHLLPIVGRAHVAYISNGTVVGLSKMNRIVDYFSNRPQVQERLTIQIVKELQDVLNTEDVACVIDAKHLCVNSRGIRDVDSSTVTSEFGGKFKEKDTRREFLDYIKLETTF, via the coding sequence ATGAAACTGGATAGCAAATTAGACGAATTTAACTCATTAGGAGACAACCATGTTGGTACATCAACAAACACACCAATGCGTGAAGATGCTTTTACTCTTACAAATGAGGAAAAAATAGATAGTATTAAGGACGATGTTAGACATATCATGGAAACATTAGGTCTTGATTTAAAAGACGATAGCCTGAAAGGTACACCAAATAGAGTTGCTAAAATGTTTGTCAACGAAATTTTTAGCGGCTTAGACCCTAAAAATAAACCTAGCGCTTCTACCTTTGATAACAAGTATAAATATGGCGAAATGCTTGTGGAAAAAAACATTACTGTTTATTCTACTTGCGAGCACCATTTACTTCCTATAGTTGGTAGAGCACATGTTGCTTACATTTCTAACGGAACGGTTGTTGGCTTATCTAAAATGAATCGTATAGTAGATTATTTTTCAAATAGACCACAAGTACAAGAACGTTTAACGATTCAAATTGTAAAGGAATTACAAGATGTTTTAAATACGGAAGATGTTGCTTGTGTTATTGATGCGAAACATTTATGTGTAAATTCTAGAGGAATTAGAGATGTAGATTCTAGTACGGTAACTAGTGAGTTTGGCGGTAAATTCAAAGAAAAAGATACACGTAGAGAATTTTTAGATTATATTAAATTAGAGACTACTTTTTAG